A section of the Synergistaceae bacterium genome encodes:
- a CDS encoding sodium:solute symporter family protein: MNIPLVILIGYVIVLGLLSWKATQIQKSGGGGMMLNYLLAGQKLPTLLVAVMLTGLAVGGASTVGVAEQAYTKGLSAGWYNAAWGTGGIVAGLFLASKYRSMSQHTVPEMMGTAFGSGARLVGVLAQLLIMMTITSLQYVAGGAILASMLPEIFTFHTGMLASAVVFVGITLMGGYWASGLTNVVNVIFIYVGIFVALIAGFRNLGGVDAVLKALPAGPWFDPVSGIGLAIVTGWMTVMTTMACTTQAVVQISIAAKDEKTARNGFILGGLLTLPAGFLCALFGIMAAAEFPNLSNPALALPTIAKNSISPLVGGIFLAGLWAADVSTAIGLLMGCSSLLLRDVLKRSTTKNFTPKTEMLISRGSVLLVSACSLGLALTAVGILQTITSALAITTSFTLLIVTNIYFPRLCKKSAGLWTISASLIVWALWTWVPATRWAPHLIYAEWVICLVVFALTSVLDKRPAALLLPMERKLPGAEATQAD; encoded by the coding sequence ATGAACATTCCGTTGGTGATTTTGATTGGGTACGTGATCGTGTTGGGGCTGCTGTCCTGGAAGGCCACTCAGATACAAAAGAGCGGCGGCGGGGGAATGATGCTGAACTATCTGCTGGCCGGTCAAAAACTTCCCACCCTGTTGGTGGCCGTGATGCTCACAGGTCTGGCCGTGGGCGGCGCTTCCACCGTAGGCGTGGCGGAGCAGGCCTATACGAAAGGGCTTTCCGCGGGCTGGTACAACGCCGCCTGGGGGACGGGCGGTATCGTTGCCGGTCTCTTCCTCGCTTCGAAATACCGCAGCATGAGTCAGCATACGGTTCCTGAAATGATGGGAACGGCCTTTGGCAGCGGGGCCCGTCTGGTCGGCGTTCTGGCGCAGCTCCTGATCATGATGACCATCACCTCTCTGCAGTACGTGGCGGGAGGCGCGATTCTGGCTTCGATGCTTCCCGAGATCTTCACGTTCCACACGGGTATGCTCGCGTCCGCTGTGGTCTTCGTCGGCATCACCCTGATGGGGGGATACTGGGCCAGCGGGCTCACCAACGTGGTCAATGTCATCTTCATCTATGTGGGTATATTTGTGGCGCTCATTGCCGGTTTCCGGAATCTCGGAGGCGTGGATGCCGTCCTCAAAGCCCTGCCCGCAGGTCCCTGGTTCGATCCTGTAAGCGGCATCGGTCTGGCGATCGTCACGGGATGGATGACCGTTATGACGACGATGGCCTGTACAACGCAGGCTGTTGTTCAGATCTCCATTGCCGCGAAGGATGAAAAGACGGCGCGGAACGGGTTCATTCTCGGCGGGCTGCTGACTCTGCCGGCCGGCTTCCTGTGCGCTCTCTTCGGAATCATGGCCGCCGCGGAGTTCCCGAACCTTTCCAATCCCGCTCTGGCCCTTCCCACCATTGCGAAGAACAGTATAAGCCCCCTGGTTGGCGGCATATTCCTCGCCGGGCTTTGGGCCGCCGATGTTTCTACCGCAATCGGGCTGCTGATGGGATGTTCTTCTCTGTTGCTGAGAGACGTCCTGAAACGGTCAACGACCAAAAATTTCACCCCGAAAACCGAAATGCTCATATCGCGCGGATCGGTTTTGTTGGTCAGCGCGTGTTCTCTGGGCCTGGCTCTGACCGCCGTGGGAATATTGCAGACGATCACGTCGGCGCTGGCGATCACCACGTCCTTCACACTTTTAATTGTAACCAATATCTATTTCCCGCGTCTGTGTAAAAAATCCGCCGGGCTGTGGACGATTTCGGCTTCTCTGATCGTGTGGGCCCTTTGGACCTGGGTCCCCGCCACTCGCTGGGCTCCGCATCTGATTTATGCGGAATGGGTGATCTGCCTGGTCGTGTTTGCCCTGACCAGCGTTCTGGACAAACGCCCGGCCGCGCTGCTGCTGCCGATGGAGCGAAAACTGCCCGGCGCGGAGGCGACTCAGGCCGACTAA